The genomic segment TATATGCACATGCGGATCAAACTGCTCAATTAATCTAAACAATGGCAAACGCAGTGACGGCCCGCAAATCAATATAGGACGGCGTTCTACTTGCTCAAGAATACGGCGCGAGGCGTTAGAAATCATCGTCACAAGATTTTGAATTTGTTTTGGTTCAAGAATAAGTACCATATTGTTATCGACTTTTTGAAGAGCTTGCTCCAAGCGCGTTTCCCAGCTTGGATGAAAAGCCATTGCTGGAAGCTGGCGGTCAGGAGTTGCAAACTCAAGACATATTTGTCTACCAAGCGAAACACGAAGTTTCTCTGAAAGCTGGTCAGGATCTTTGATTGCAACGGTAAGATCTTCCAAGCGCTCAAGTACATAATGAATATCTCTAATTGAAACACGTTCCTTGAGCATATTAACAAAAACTCTACGCAAGTCACCAAGTGAGATTGCACCCGGCACTAGATTATCAATCAATTGACTATCATATTGTTTGACTTGATCAAGTACACGGCGTACATCTGCTTTCTCAAGCAAATCATCTATATTCTTGCGCACTACTTCAGCAATGTGCGCGGTGATGACACGCACAGCTGGCGCAGCTGGCCGGTCCCAATCAATTTGTTCAAGATACTCTGGATCAACCCAGTACGCTGCTTCCTGCAAAGCTGGCTCCCAGCCCGGCAATGAGCCAGGTGGTGGCTCTGAATAAATATTGTCCCAGTCCTCGCGCAAGATTAGCATCTTGTCAGCATAGACCTCTGCAGATGCTACAGTAGTATCGCGAATTACTACACGGTACTCGCTTGGCGAAAGTGAAGGCGCGTCCATGATACGCACTGAAGGCAGGATATAACCAAGGTTGAGAGTTAATTGGTGACGCAAGGAAGCGATCTCAGGAACGAGAGTTCCGTTACGTGCTGGGTCAGCAATATCAAGCAAACCAGAACCAACCCAAACAGCCAGCTTGTCTACTTCAAGCAATGAATACATCATCTCTGGAGTTGCACGCGGCGCGCCGCTTTGATCAACACTCTCATCTATCTCGACATCAGTATCAAGATCTTTACCGGCAGCTTTGTTTTTTTGTTTGTTGAGATAAATAACAAATGCAACAAGTCCAAAACCTAGAACAAACAGAACTACTTTTGGCATGCCTGGTAAGAAAGCAAAAATGAACAGTAATGCTGCACCAACAGCAAAAGCATTTGGGCGAGCCATTAATTGTTTTGCCAAATCCTGACCAAAAGAATCAGCAGTAGAACCTGCACGAGTAACTATGATACCGGTTGCAATTGAAAGGATCAGCGCTGGCAAAATTGCCGAAATCGCATCACCAATAGTAAGAATGATATATTTCTGGGCGGCAACCTCAAACGGCAAGCCTTTTTGCGCCATACCAATAGTCAAACCTGCGACTATATTAATGATGGTAATGATGATACCCGCCATCGAATCACCCTTGACGAACTTGGAGGCACCATCCATGGAACCAAAGAAAGCAGATTCTCGTTCTACTTCAGAACGCTTGGCTTTCGCTTGTTCACTAGTAATGAGACCTGCATTAAAATCGGCATCGATAGACATTTGTTTACCTGGCATCGCATCCAAAGCAAAACGTGCAGATACTTCAGCAACACGCTCAGCACCTTTGGTAATCACCATGAACTGCACAACGGTAATGATGACGAAGATAATTATCCCGACAACTATATTTCCACCTGCAACGAAATTGCCCATTGCTGCAATTAATTTCCCAGCATCTGCATTCAATAAAATCGAACGAGTTGTTGAGATGTTGAGAGCTAGCCTAAACATAGTTGTAAGTAACAGGAAAGTAGGTAAGGCTCCAAAATCTAGCGGTTTAGAAATATAGAGAGAGATACCAATCGCAATAACGGCGAGTGTGAGGTTGATAGATATATAAAGATCCAATAAAAATGGCGGCAAAGGAATAATGATAATCAGGATGATCCCGAAAATCAGCGCGCCAACTAATAATTCACTTATTTTTACACCAGGCATGTGAGGAAGTCTAGCCAAACAAAGGCTATATATAATTAATACCCGTTATCTAACAATTTTGCATTAACAAGGGCTTAATTCAACGGAAGATTTGCGTTATCTTAAATGGAGACCCCGGGTATCTCCATTTTTGCCAAAGAAATTAAAAATGGAGATACCCGGGGTCTCCATTTTTAATATGGTATTCTTTTGGGTGATATGACAGTGAACAGCGTTAAAAACTCGAAGATTTGGTTTGGTTTCTCAGCTCTCCTCGTTGGAGCAAGCTTGATATTCATGATTTTATCTACCGTTAAGCTCGGAGCCCCAATTAGATTAGGCTTGGACTTTACAGGTGGTACCAAACTTGAATATAGTTTTGTTGACAAAACTAAATTAGCGTCACTCAATAGCACCACTGTTATTGAAATCCTCAACAATGTTGGTCTTAATAACAGCACAGCGACAATCACACAAGACGAGTCACCGCTTTTGATTATTCGCACCAAAGCAATTTCTGATGATCCTGCAATGGACAATTTAAACCTCAAGCTCATAGAAACTTATGGCGAATATAATATCAACGCCATTGATACAGTGAGTCCTATCATCGGTCCTGAACTTTTCCAAAGTGGTTTATTGGCTTTATTTTTTACTGTAATTGCGATCATTGTATATATCTCATCGCGCTTCAAACGCGACTATGCTTTTGCTGCAATCCTAGCACTGGTGCATGACGTAGTAATCGTCATGGGACTCTTTGCGTTTCTTGGTTTGTTTCAAGGGATCGAAGTTAACAGCTTGTTTATTACAGCGATCCTAACTACCTTTGGTTTTTCAGTGCATGACACTATCGTAGTCTTTGACAGAATTCGCGAGAACCAAAAACTTCAAACACAAAAATTCACCTTCCCTGACGTTGCAAATCTAAGTGTGAATCAAGTATCAACTAGATCACTCAACACTTCAATTACCACCCTGACAGTGCTTGCTTTCTTGTTCTTCCTTGGTGGCAATTCAACCCAACTCTTTGTTGGAGCACTTTTTGTAGGACTTGCTATTGGAACTTACAGTTCACTTTTTCTTGCAAGCCCAATGTTAGTTGCTTTTAGATCCAAGTAGTTACTATAAACAAAACTGCAAGACGAAGTTTTTGCAATTACAGCAACAAAACAAAAAAGACCCCGGCGGGGTCTTTTTTATAAGCTTTAGTAATCCAATTCCTTCCCTTAACTCCGTACGGAGTTATATCGCCGGCCATTGGCCGACAAGTGAAAATTCTTGGACTATCTTTCTGATCCTACTAACTCACGGTTAGCAGCAACAGCTTCTTGAGCTATTTCAGTCTCAGGATTACCTCCCTTGAACTGTCTGGCCCATCTTTCAAGTACTTCAGCTTGACTAAGACTTTCTCTGTCCGCTAAGCCCTTGATAATGGTCAATGCTTCTGGACTAAGACGGAAAGATACCATCTTCTTGGCTTCACCATATAATGGTTTCGGGCCCGTTTTCTTTCTTGTTTTTGTTTCTATCATTCTTGGATCACTCCTGTTTGCTTTACATGTTTATCATGTATTGTGTATTGTGTAATTATAACATACATGATGTACTAATTACACAAGCGCCCTCTTAAACGGTGAATCCACCACATCTTACGTGTAAATTGACGCTAAATTAAATTGTATAACATATCATATGTAAAGTAAAGTGCTATTACTTAAATTTAAAGTTTATTTTATAAATAATGTATAAAATATAAATATTAAAGGGAAAATAAAGGTGAAACCCCTAGTTCCGCACGAGTCTTATCTGTTCAAGAACCCCGTTCAAGCCTTGTTTTAACTCCTCTAAACCTTGATTATTCTCTATTAGATAATCAGCTCTTTTAATCTTTTCAGTCTGTGGCATTTGTGACTTAATTCTCTTTTCAATCTCGGGCCCAGATAATTCTGGATTGCGTGCTTGCAGACGATGAAGCTGCACTTTATCATCACAAAAAACCGTAACAATATAGTCATATCGATTTTCTAAACCAGCTTCAAACAAAAGTGGCAGCACATTCACCACTAGCTCTGCAGATTGATTCTGCTGCAACCATTCATTGAACTTGTGTTTTATCCGGGGATGTAAAATCGCCTCAAGTTCTTTGCGTCGTGACTTCGCTAAATCATCATCACCAAAAATCATCTTAGATATTTTTTGCTTATCAAGACTAGCAAAAATCTCTAAAATCTCAGACTGCACTTGCTTATCCTGATAAAGCTCTTGAACAACATCATCACTATCCAAAACAGGAATCCCGCGCTCAATCAAAATTCGCGCCAGACTAGATTTACCACAAGCTATATTTCCAGTAAGTCCAATAATCTTTGGCATAGACCCGTTTCCCTATTCCCCTCTCCCCCACATTATGCCATATACTGGAAGTGTGAGAAATAGCAAAGGCTACACCCTAATAGAACTCATGGTTGCAATCAGTATTCTTGCGATAGTTCTTGGATTAATTTATGGCAACTACAACAAAGGTATGGTGCTTTTCCATAAATCATTCCAATATGGTAAGCTGCAAACTAACGCCAGATCAGCCTTGCAAGCCATGGCAAACAATATCAAGCAAGCCAACAAAGGGATGGTTTATGTTGGTGATGGTTACAACTCCAATGTACCCTTACCCAGAGATTACGCATTTGGTAAGCCCTATATTTATTTTACGATACCAGTCATTGGTGAAACCAAAGAATCCCAAGACCTCAAAGCCAAAGTTGCCGACCGTAGTGATGATCCCTATGATTATTACCTCTATTACATCGCTTTTGCCAAAGACCGGGACGATAATTTAGTTCTTGATAGAGCCAAATTAAAACTACTCAAAATCAAAAATCAAGATGGTATTTATACCAATGACAACTCGCGCTACTGGCCTATCATGCCACCAAGCCTACTAGGTAAAGCTAATTACGACGAAGAAGAAGGTGTAACCAAAACTGGCATCGCAGCAGATGTTGCCTACAACGATCTTTCTGATGAGTTTTCACTATATCAATCTGAATTTGCCTATTATTACTACACAGTTAACTACGAACATCTATTCAAAATCAAAGTCAAACTAGTAGACCCGCAAACTAATTCTAATCTCGAGTTTGAGACAGCAGTAACACCTCGTAACTGACCGTTAGGTCATTGCGAGCTTCGTAGAAGCGGGGCAATCCATTTGATATGAAAAAACTACTAATTATCATTCTATTTTTAGCTTCCTGCTCCAAAACTCCAGAGCCCGATACTTTGCGCATGAACCTTGGTACCGAACCGC from the Cyanobacteriota bacterium genome contains:
- a CDS encoding prepilin-type N-terminal cleavage/methylation domain-containing protein, coding for MRNSKGYTLIELMVAISILAIVLGLIYGNYNKGMVLFHKSFQYGKLQTNARSALQAMANNIKQANKGMVYVGDGYNSNVPLPRDYAFGKPYIYFTIPVIGETKESQDLKAKVADRSDDPYDYYLYYIAFAKDRDDNLVLDRAKLKLLKIKNQDGIYTNDNSRYWPIMPPSLLGKANYDEEEGVTKTGIAADVAYNDLSDEFSLYQSEFAYYYYTVNYEHLFKIKVKLVDPQTNSNLEFETAVTPRN
- the coaE gene encoding dephospho-CoA kinase (Dephospho-CoA kinase (CoaE) performs the final step in coenzyme A biosynthesis.) → MPKIIGLTGNIACGKSSLARILIERGIPVLDSDDVVQELYQDKQVQSEILEIFASLDKQKISKMIFGDDDLAKSRRKELEAILHPRIKHKFNEWLQQNQSAELVVNVLPLLFEAGLENRYDYIVTVFCDDKVQLHRLQARNPELSGPEIEKRIKSQMPQTEKIKRADYLIENNQGLEELKQGLNGVLEQIRLVRN
- a CDS encoding flagellar biosynthesis protein FlhA, yielding MPGVKISELLVGALIFGIILIIIIPLPPFLLDLYISINLTLAVIAIGISLYISKPLDFGALPTFLLLTTMFRLALNISTTRSILLNADAGKLIAAMGNFVAGGNIVVGIIIFVIITVVQFMVITKGAERVAEVSARFALDAMPGKQMSIDADFNAGLITSEQAKAKRSEVERESAFFGSMDGASKFVKGDSMAGIIITIINIVAGLTIGMAQKGLPFEVAAQKYIILTIGDAISAILPALILSIATGIIVTRAGSTADSFGQDLAKQLMARPNAFAVGAALLFIFAFLPGMPKVVLFVLGFGLVAFVIYLNKQKNKAAGKDLDTDVEIDESVDQSGAPRATPEMMYSLLEVDKLAVWVGSGLLDIADPARNGTLVPEIASLRHQLTLNLGYILPSVRIMDAPSLSPSEYRVVIRDTTVASAEVYADKMLILREDWDNIYSEPPPGSLPGWEPALQEAAYWVDPEYLEQIDWDRPAAPAVRVITAHIAEVVRKNIDDLLEKADVRRVLDQVKQYDSQLIDNLVPGAISLGDLRRVFVNMLKERVSIRDIHYVLERLEDLTVAIKDPDQLSEKLRVSLGRQICLEFATPDRQLPAMAFHPSWETRLEQALQKVDNNMVLILEPKQIQNLVTMISNASRRILEQVERRPILICGPSLRLPLFRLIEQFDPHVHI
- the secF gene encoding protein translocase subunit SecF; the encoded protein is MTVNSVKNSKIWFGFSALLVGASLIFMILSTVKLGAPIRLGLDFTGGTKLEYSFVDKTKLASLNSTTVIEILNNVGLNNSTATITQDESPLLIIRTKAISDDPAMDNLNLKLIETYGEYNINAIDTVSPIIGPELFQSGLLALFFTVIAIIVYISSRFKRDYAFAAILALVHDVVIVMGLFAFLGLFQGIEVNSLFITAILTTFGFSVHDTIVVFDRIRENQKLQTQKFTFPDVANLSVNQVSTRSLNTSITTLTVLAFLFFLGGNSTQLFVGALFVGLAIGTYSSLFLASPMLVAFRSK